Proteins encoded within one genomic window of Dermacentor albipictus isolate Rhodes 1998 colony unplaced genomic scaffold, USDA_Dalb.pri_finalv2 scaffold_21, whole genome shotgun sequence:
- the LOC139052324 gene encoding uncharacterized protein has product MCSALVAAPVVWEQQADYHSIASFCRFEPFTEEGDEDFESYVERFEHYISATHVSDDLKVSAFVTAIGKQAYRMLKNLLAPVKPEAKTYDELVRALKGHYSLKPLVIAERFRFNRRLQQENEPVATFALELKRLAASCEFGQFLDDALRDLLVAGLRNETAQAELFKKSTLTFQAAYDLAKSGELARTETRKIHPKDLSEVNLVQQPQQRKSEAIAWTRRAASKNTEWQAESSDCFRCGSTHTTATCPFHKY; this is encoded by the exons ATGTGTTCTG CGCTGGTTGCAGCTCCAGTAGTTTGGGAACAGCAGGCGGACTACCACAGCATAGCTTCCTTCTGCCGCTTCGAGCCGTTCACGGAGGAGGGAGACGAAGACTTCGAATCTTATGTCGAGCGCTTTGAACACTACATCAGTGCCACCCATGTCAGCGACGACTTGAAGGTATCTGCTTTTGTGACGGCCATTGGAAAACAGGCCTACCGCATGTTGAAGAATTTGTTGGCCCCAGTGAAGCCCGAAGCCAAAACATACGACGAACTGGTCAGGGCTCTCAAAGGGCACTATTCACTGAAGCCCTTGGTGATAGCGGAAAGATTCCGGTTCAACCGTAGGTTGCAGCAAGAAAACGAACCAGTTGCTACGTTTGCATTAGAACTGAAAAGGTTGGCTGCATCTTGTGAGTTCGGGCAATTTCTGGATGATGCTTTGCGGGATCTGTTAGTGGCCGGACTGAGAAACGAAACAGCACAAGCCGAGCTCTTCAAGAAGAGTACCCTGACGTTCCAAGCTGCTTATGACCTTGCCAAAAGCGGGGAACTTGCCCGCACCGAAACAAGGAAGATTCACCCTAAAGATCTCAGCGAGGTGAACCTGGTCCAGCAACCCCAACAAAGAAAATCCGAGGCCATCGCATGGACAAGACGGGCAGCGAGCAAGAACACGGAGTGGCAAGCCGAATCAAGTGACTGTTTCCGTTGCGGATCAACGCATACCACCGCAACCTGCCCCTTTCACAAATATTGA
- the LOC139052272 gene encoding structural maintenance of chromosomes protein 4-like has protein sequence MAGIKPSRPFDFQNAADWPAWMDEFDDYRFASGLHEKPDEVQVRTLLYTMSRKARKILGSLNIKDEEMEDFNLVKSKFKGYFVHTKNTVYESARFNLRRQQLREAVDQFATELNRLADRCELKEMKERLIRDRFVVGLRDQLLSEELQMDPYLTLSTALAKARTSETVKKQQAELKEHEGIIPEVCVAAVKAAKTSGKSKKFTRGHKPTYREMFCSFCAGPFHPKSSCPVK, from the coding sequence ATGGCAGGAATCAAGCCTTCTAGGCCTTTCGACTTCCAGAACGCTGCGGACTGGCCCGCCTGGATGGACGAATTCGACGACTACAGATTCGCATCCGGACTACATGAGAAACCAGACGAAGTACAAGTAAGGACTCTTCTCTATACAATGAGCAGAAAGGCACGGAAGATTCTTGGGTCGCTAAACATCAAAGACGAAGAAATGGAGGACTTCAACCTCGTAAAGTCAAAATTTAAGGGCTATTTCGTCCATaccaagaacacagtctacgagAGTGCTCGCTTTAATCTACGCCGCCAACAACTGCGAGAAGCAGTAGACCAGTTTGCAACCGAGCTTAACAGGCTAGCAGACAGATGCGAGCTCAAAGAAATGAAGGAACGCCTAATAAGAGACCGCTTCGTAGTAGGACTACGAGACCAGCTTCTCTCGGAAGAACTACAGATGGATCCTTATCTCACGCTGAGCACTGCTTTGGCAAAAGCGCGTACCAGCGAAACGGTAAAGAAACAGCAAGCCGAGCTAAAGGAGCACGAGGGCATTATCCCAGAAGTTTGCGTCGCCGCAGTAAAGGCCGCGAAAACCTCTGGAAAGAGCAAAAAGTTTACACGTGGTCACAAGCCAACTTATCGTGAAATGTTCTGCAGTTTCTGCGCCGGACCATTTCATCCGAAAAGCAGTTGTCCAGTGAAATAA